From Lactiplantibacillus brownii, the proteins below share one genomic window:
- a CDS encoding DUF536 domain-containing protein — translation MPKTIRELADELKVSKQTIQYHYQRLPTKNRQKDSQGTNMISLTAERIIRDKVAKPLVANTQQTGSKKVTKTSKENNELIATLRREIEDLKSQRDKQLATKDRQIDHLTKLVDQQQQLQLATVADNRRLKDHVQKLSGQLTQKTNDNLSTGNDLFNIQDKKSKIAKQKIVKSGSNKDGIHTNRAIKRWWKFW, via the coding sequence GAGAACTTGCTGACGAATTGAAGGTCTCTAAACAAACTATTCAATACCACTACCAAAGACTACCAACAAAGAACCGACAAAAAGATAGTCAAGGTACAAACATGATCAGCCTTACAGCTGAAAGGATTATTAGGGACAAGGTAGCAAAGCCTTTGGTAGCAAATACCCAACAAACAGGTAGCAAAAAAGTGACAAAGACTAGCAAAGAAAATAATGAGCTAATTGCCACTCTAAGAAGAGAAATAGAAGATTTAAAGTCTCAACGTGACAAACAGCTTGCTACCAAAGACCGACAAATAGATCATCTAACAAAATTGGTGGATCAGCAGCAACAATTACAATTAGCAACAGTAGCAGATAACCGTCGATTAAAAGATCATGTACAAAAGCTAAGTGGGCAACTAACTCAAAAAACTAACGACAACTTGTCGACCGGAAATGATCTTTTTAACATCCAAGATAAAAAAAGCAAAATAGCTAAACAGAAGATTGTTAAATCTGGTAGTAATAAAGATGGCATACACACAAATAGAGCTATTAAACGTTGGTGGAAATTCTGGTAA